Proteins encoded within one genomic window of Formosa agariphila KMM 3901:
- a CDS encoding UDP-N-acetylmuramoyl-tripeptide--D-alanyl-D-alanine ligase, translating to MNISDLHALFLECSTVCTDTRLVKENDLFFALTGEHFNGNKFAKKALESGASYAVIDDSEYQVEGETILVNNTLETLQQLAAFHRDYLNIPIIALTGSNGKTTSKELINVVLSQNYKTTATVGNLNNHIGVPLTLLSMHKDTELGIVEMGANHLKEIEFLCSIAKPNFGYITNFGKAHLEGFGSLEGVIQGKSELYTFLELTDGIAFINKKDEKQVELTSHIKRVTFGDQTTANKTTVNLESADPFVIANYNGFKIESQLIGSYNFTNISAAIAIGSYFKVSAKQIKTAIEGYTPTNNRSQIITKRSTKIILDAYNANPTSMKAALESFHILKDTNKIAIIGDMFELGATAADEHQHIIDLASTLNINKVYVVGKLFNAIEIKSNHIKAFDAFEDFKIHFSSLDIAKSTLLIKASRGMKLERILDLI from the coding sequence ATGAATATATCAGATTTACACGCCCTCTTTTTAGAGTGCAGTACAGTATGTACAGATACGCGTTTGGTTAAAGAAAACGATTTGTTTTTTGCTTTAACGGGAGAACATTTTAACGGTAATAAATTTGCTAAAAAAGCTCTAGAATCTGGAGCTAGTTATGCTGTTATAGATGATTCTGAATATCAGGTTGAAGGGGAAACAATTTTAGTAAATAATACTCTTGAAACTTTACAGCAATTAGCCGCTTTCCATCGGGATTATTTAAATATACCTATTATAGCCCTTACAGGTAGTAACGGAAAAACGACTAGCAAGGAACTTATAAATGTAGTCTTATCTCAGAACTATAAAACGACTGCCACTGTTGGTAATTTAAACAATCATATTGGTGTACCATTAACTCTATTGTCGATGCATAAAGACACCGAATTAGGTATTGTAGAGATGGGTGCGAATCATTTAAAAGAAATAGAATTCTTATGCAGTATAGCAAAACCTAATTTTGGATACATCACTAATTTTGGAAAAGCGCATTTAGAAGGTTTCGGAAGCTTAGAAGGCGTTATTCAAGGTAAATCGGAACTGTATACCTTTTTAGAATTAACAGACGGTATAGCTTTTATAAATAAGAAAGATGAAAAGCAAGTAGAACTTACATCTCATATTAAACGTGTGACTTTTGGAGACCAAACTACAGCTAACAAAACCACGGTTAATTTAGAATCTGCTGATCCATTTGTTATTGCAAATTATAACGGATTTAAAATAGAAAGTCAACTAATTGGATCTTATAACTTCACTAATATTTCGGCAGCAATTGCAATCGGGAGTTATTTTAAAGTTAGCGCTAAACAAATTAAAACAGCTATTGAAGGCTATACGCCAACGAACAATCGGTCACAAATTATCACCAAAAGAAGTACTAAAATTATTTTGGACGCCTACAATGCAAATCCTACAAGTATGAAAGCAGCCCTAGAAAGCTTTCATATTTTAAAAGATACTAATAAAATTGCGATTATTGGAGATATGTTTGAACTGGGAGCAACTGCAGCAGACGAACACCAGCATATTATTGATTTAGCCTCTACCCTAAATATTAATAAGGTGTATGTTGTTGGAAAACTTTTTAATGCAATCGAAATTAAATCAAATCACATAAAAGCATTTGATGCTTTTGAAGATTTTAAAATACATTTTAGCAGTTTAGATATTGCCAAATCTACATTACTTATAAAAGCCTCACGAGGTATGAAGCTAGAACGCATTCTAGATTTGATATAA